From a region of the Clupea harengus chromosome 9, Ch_v2.0.2, whole genome shotgun sequence genome:
- the LOC116221751 gene encoding P2Y purinoceptor 13-like, whose amino-acid sequence MNASEYNSSAQGQENCTISHSVVDVVLSSLYFLIFVPALVLNVTVMWAQLRLKTKSTFMVYLKNLVAVDLLMTLTVPVKAASELPGAALGLRVFTCRFSSVIFYTCMNISIILMGLISLDRFFKIVRPCGSMPGQNLLFGRAVSVATWVVMLGSATLPTMVLTSRTPLDNSPELCMEMKSQAGRDFHKAVVWAFNLIFWIILVLNGFFYTCIARTVVQSHRNSRSTNTKGKHKTQAKVFIVLAVFLVCFAPYHIIRIPYTQLQVKNQHSCAWEILKVAKDFSLWLSTTNICLDPLIYFLLCKSFRKKLSDLGILKRFSSSGSGTDEDLSNQ is encoded by the coding sequence ATGAATGCATCTGAGTACAACTCGTCAGCTCAAGGACAGGAGAACTGCACCATCAGTCATAGCGTGGTTGATGTGGTTCTGTCGAGTCTTTACTTCCTCATCTTTGTCCCGGCACTCGTGTTGAATGTCACGGTGATGTGGGCCCAACTGCGGCTCAAGACCAAGTCCACCTTCATGGTGTACCTGAAGAACCTGGTGGCGGTCGATCTGCTCATGACCCTGACTGTGCCGGTGAAGGCGGCCAGCGAGCTACCAGGCGCAGCTCTGGGGCTGCGGGTCTTCACCTGTCGTTTCTCCAGCGTGATCTTCTACACCTGCATGAACATCAGCATCATCCTCATGGGCCTCATCAGCCTGGACCGCTTCTTCAAGATCGTCCGGCCCTGCGGCAGCATGCCCGGCCAGAACCTACTCTTTGGCAGGGCAGTCTCCGTCGCCACTTGGGTGGTCATGCTAGGTAGCGCCACCCTGCCCACCATGGTCCTGACCAGCAGGACGCCCTTGGACAACTCCCCCGAGCTCTGCATGGAAATGAAGAGCCAGGCGGGGAGGGACTTCCACAAGGCAGTCGTTTGGGCCTTTAACTTGATCTTCTGGATCATTCTGGTTCTGAATGGGTTCTTCTACACATGCATAGCCAGGACAGTGGTCCAGTCGCACCGCAACTCcaggagcacaaacacaaaagggaAGCATAAGACCCAAGCAAAGGTATTCATCGTGCTTGCTGTGTTCCTGGTCTGTTTCGCCCCTTACCACATTATACGGATCCCTTACACTCAGCTGCAGGTAAAAAACCAGCACAGTTGCGCATGGGAAATACTGAAGGTGGCTAAGGACTTTTCCCTCTGGCTCTCAACCACAAACATCTGCCTGGATCCACTCATCTATTTCCTCCTGTGCAAAAGCTTTCGAAAGAAGCTGTCTGACCTTGGCATTCTTAAGAGATTCTCAAGCTCTGGCTCAGGGACCGATGAAGACTTGAGCAATCAGTGA
- the LOC105895771 gene encoding P2Y purinoceptor 14-like, with amino-acid sequence MNASEYKENLSAQGQENCTISHSVVDMVLSSLYFLIFVPALLLNVTVMWVLLRLKTKTTFMVYLKNLVAVDLLMTLTVPVKAASELPEAALGLRVFTCRFASVIFYHCMHISIILMGFISLDRFFKIVRPCGSMPGQSLLFGRAVSIATWVVLLGSALPTMVLTSRTPLDNSPELCMEMKSQAGRDFHKALVWVFNLIFWIVLVLNGFFYTCIARTVVQSHRNSRRTNTKGKHKTQAKVFIVLAVFLVCFAPYHIIRIPYTQLQVKNQHSCTWAILKVAKDFSLWLSTTNICLDPLIYFLLCKSFRPRLSELGILKRFKLWLRDR; translated from the coding sequence ATGAATGCATCTGAGTACAAAGAAAACTTGTCAGCTCAAGGACAGGAGAACTGCACCATCAGTCATAGCGTGGTCGATATGGTGCTGTCGAGTCTTTACTTCCTCATCTTTGTCCCGGCACTTCTGTTGAATGTCACGGTGATGTGGGTCCTACTGCGGCTCAAGACCAAGACCACCTTCATGGTGTATCTGAAGAACCTGGTGGCGGTTGATCTGCTCATGACCCTGACCGTGCCGGTGAAGGCGGCCAGCGAGTTGCCTGAAGCGGCTCTGGGGTTGCGGGTCTTCACCTGTCGTTTCGCCAGCGTGATCTTCTACCACTGCATGCACATCAGCATCATCCTCATGGGCTTCATCAGCCTGGACCGCTTCTTCAAGATCGTCCGGCCCTGCGGGAGCATGCCTGGCCAGAGCCTACTATTTGGCAGGGCAGTCTCCATCGCCACATGGGTGGTCCTGCTAGGTAGCGCCCTGCCTACCATGGTCCTGACCAGCAGGACGCCCTTGGACAACTCCCCCGAGCTCTGCATGGAAATGAAGAGCCAGGCGGGGAGGGACTTCCACAAGGCATTGGTTTGGGTGTTTAACTTGATCTTCTGGATCGTTCTGGTTCTGAATGGGTTCTTCTACACATGCATAGCCAGGACAGTGGTCCAGTCGCACCGCAACTCCAggagaacaaacacaaaagggAAGCATAAGACCCAAGCAAAGGTATTTATCGTGCTCGCAGTGTTCCTGGTCTGTTTCGCCCCTTACCACATTATTCGGATCCCTTACACTCAGCTGCAGGTGAAAAACCAGCACAGTTGTACGTGGGCAATACTGAAGGTGGCTAAGGACTTTTCCCTCTGGCTCTCAACCACAAACATCTGCCTGGATCCACTCATCTATTTCCTCCTGTGCAAAAGCTTCCGACCGAGGCTGTCTGAACTTGGCATTCTAAAGAGATTCAAGCTCTGGCTCAGGGACCGATGA
- the LOC105895775 gene encoding P2Y purinoceptor 12-like has translation MDDLAAPLFSSVMANTTSNVTCSRDNVLKTIVFPVLYSFLFLLGLSLNCLAVWVFFSIPSRSHFIIYLKNIVVADVLMTLTFPFKILADTNLASTGVRVFVCRVSSVLFYLTMYISIIFFGLISIDRCRKTLRPFVGTNAARLRNRKILSAAIWASLLALSLPNVVLTSHPPASHYFKCSDLKTEFGLRWHEVVNHVCQVIFWGNLVTVVVCYMLITKELYSSYARTRAQSSGGSSGSRKKSVRINVFLVLAVFFVCFVPFHFARVPYTMSQTRGRLFDCRHKLVFFQMKESTLWLSSLNSLLDPLIYFFLCKSFRTSLFSILHLGPGQCRKLRELGTDTNTATVHHRESSGPL, from the exons AT GGATGACCTGGCGGCCCCTTTGTTTTCCTCCGTGATGGCCAACACCACCAGTAATGTCACCTGTTCCCGTGACAACGTGCTGAAGACCATAGTGTTCCCTGTGCTGTACTCATTCCTCTTCCTGCTGGGTCTGTCGCTCAACTGCCTGGCCGTGTGGGTGTTCTTCAGCATCCCCAGCCGCTCGCACTTCATCATCTACCTAAAGAACATCGTGGTGGCCGACGTCCTCATGACGCTCACGTTTCCATTCAAGATCCTGGCAGACACCAACCTGGCCTCGACGGGCGTGCGGGTCTTTGTGTGCCGCGTCTCGTCAGTGCTCTTCTACCTCACCATGTACATCAGCATCATCTTCTTCGGCCTTATCAGCATCGACCGGTGCCGCAAGACGCTGCGGCCGTTTGTGGGCACCAACGCTGCCCGCCTCAGGAACCGGAAGATTCTGTCGGCGGCCATCTGGGCATCGCTgttggctctctctctgcccaatgTGGTGCTGACCAGCCATCCGCCAGCCTCGCACTACTTCAAGTGCAGCGACCTCAAGACGGAGTTCGGCCTGCGCTGGCACGAGGTGGTCAACCATGTGTGCCAGGTCATCTTCTGGGGCAAcctggtgacggtggtggtgtgCTACATGCTAATCACTAAGGAGCTATATAGCTCGTATGCCCGCACCCGTGCCCAGAGTAGCggtggcagcagtggcagccgCAAGAAGAGTGTGCGCATCAACGTCTTCCTGGTTCTGGCGGTGTTCTTCGTGTGCTTTGTGCCGTTCCACTTCGCCCGCGTGCCCTACACCATGAGCCAGACCCGCGGGCGCCTCTTCGATTGCCGGCACAAGCTGGTCTTCTTTCAGATGAAGGAGAGCACGCTGTGGCTGTCTTCACTCAACTCCCTGCTGGACCCGCTCATCTACTTCTTCCTTTGCAAGTCCTTCCGCACGTCGCTCTTCAGCATCCTCCACCTTGGCCCGGGCCAGTGCCGCAAACTCCGTGAGCTCGGCACGGACACCAACACAGCCACCGTACACCACAGAGAGTCCTCTGGCCCGCTGTAG